One Deltaproteobacteria bacterium genomic window carries:
- the metH gene encoding methionine synthase produces MLEIKPESVVFSELREVLKKRIVFMDGAMGTMIQKHKLGEEDFRGDAFKDHPSDLKGNNDLLSITAPKIIYDIHREFLDAGSDIIETNTFSATTIGMADYGLESAVRDINYDSAVLAKQVVNDFMADNPGRKCWVAGAIGPTNRTASMSPDVNDPGFRAVTFNELVDAYYEQVEALVEGGVDILLPETTFDTLNLKASLFAIEKFHDQHHERLPVIVSVTITDNSGRTLSGQTIDACWISIADMKPFCVGINCALGADAMAPHVKSLARISDAYVHCYPNAGLPNPLNPAGYDETPDDTAAALRRLAEDGLLNMAGGCCGTTPDHIKAIVDGLKTVTPRELPELPYATRLSGLEPCILAGDKPPFMMVGERTNVTGSPRFRKLIKEDRFDDALAVARQQVENGANVIDINFDEGLLDSVACMQRFLHLVAAEPDIARVPIMIDSSKWEVIEAGLQCVQGKGVVNSISLKGGEEEFLRHASLCMRYGAAVIVMAFDEKGQAATVEDKVRIAKRAYKLLTETVGMSPSDIIFDLNVLTVATGMEEHANYGVNFIEGIREVKKACPGVRTSGGISNVSFSFRGNNTVREAMHAAFLYHSISAGLDMGIVNAGMLEVYQEIEPELLERVEDVLLNRREDATERLVDFAETVKGVKKDKATTNLVWREADVNARISHALVNGITDFIEADTEEARVALGRPLHVIEGPLMDGMKVVGKLFGEGKMFLPQVVKSARVMKRAVAYLTPFMEDEKDGAGATNAGTFLIATVKGDVHDIGKNIVGVVLACNNYKVIDLGVMVDCESILNAAEEHKADLIGMSGLITPSLDEMNHNASEMQKRGMTTPLLVGGATTSRAHTAIKIAPAYECPVVHITDASLVVEACNELLSSDRKEAYVTKVKVAQEEERVRYAARSEAQNFLKLEQARSRAPELTWDHLKGNAPPLGLKVFDNIALETLVPYIDWSPFFWTWELKGTFPKILDHKDRGEQATELYADAQRLLKEIVEHKRLTAKAVAGLWPAYRDGDDVRVLNPDDSSKELCSFHFLRQQIDRGAKKPQQCLADFVATRDQGADHIGAFAVTMGSEVEAMAQGYRDQQDDYSAIIIQALGDRLAEALAEYVHKIMRDEWGYGTEEAIDASGEVDESYLKFLLKEEYRGIRPAAGYPACPDHTEKETLWTLLSAAENIGATLTSSFAMNPASSVSGLYFGHPKARYFNVGKISDDQLLNYSVRKEMILDEAKKWLRPNL; encoded by the coding sequence ATGTTGGAAATAAAGCCTGAATCTGTTGTGTTTAGTGAGCTTCGCGAAGTCCTTAAAAAGCGGATCGTCTTCATGGATGGCGCAATGGGAACGATGATTCAGAAGCACAAGTTGGGGGAAGAAGATTTTCGAGGCGATGCGTTCAAAGACCACCCTAGTGATCTCAAGGGGAACAATGACCTCTTGTCGATTACGGCTCCAAAAATCATTTATGATATCCATCGGGAATTTCTAGACGCGGGAAGCGATATCATTGAAACCAACACCTTCAGTGCCACGACGATTGGTATGGCAGACTACGGCCTTGAGTCGGCGGTTCGAGATATCAATTACGATTCTGCTGTACTCGCGAAGCAGGTAGTCAATGACTTCATGGCCGACAATCCCGGCCGAAAGTGTTGGGTCGCGGGCGCCATCGGACCCACGAATAGAACGGCTTCGATGTCACCGGATGTGAATGATCCCGGTTTTCGTGCGGTTACTTTTAACGAGTTAGTCGACGCCTACTACGAGCAAGTAGAAGCCTTGGTAGAGGGCGGTGTGGACATTTTGCTGCCCGAGACCACGTTCGATACGCTTAACCTCAAAGCTTCCTTGTTTGCCATCGAGAAATTTCATGATCAGCATCATGAGCGTCTACCGGTTATTGTCTCGGTGACGATTACCGATAATTCAGGGCGAACCTTGTCCGGCCAAACGATTGATGCCTGTTGGATATCTATTGCCGATATGAAGCCTTTCTGCGTGGGCATCAACTGTGCATTGGGTGCAGATGCCATGGCGCCTCATGTAAAGTCTTTGGCGCGTATCTCCGATGCCTACGTTCATTGTTATCCGAATGCAGGTCTACCGAATCCACTCAACCCGGCAGGCTACGATGAAACGCCTGATGATACCGCTGCAGCGCTGAGGCGTTTGGCAGAGGATGGGCTTTTGAATATGGCCGGTGGTTGTTGCGGAACCACGCCCGACCATATCAAAGCAATTGTGGATGGTCTTAAAACGGTGACCCCGCGTGAATTGCCCGAGCTTCCTTACGCCACTCGGTTGAGCGGGCTTGAGCCATGTATTTTAGCGGGTGACAAACCTCCCTTTATGATGGTTGGTGAGCGTACCAACGTGACGGGTTCACCGAGGTTTCGTAAATTGATTAAAGAAGACCGCTTCGATGACGCTCTGGCGGTAGCCCGTCAGCAAGTCGAAAATGGTGCCAATGTAATCGATATTAACTTCGATGAGGGACTCTTAGACAGTGTCGCGTGCATGCAAAGGTTTTTGCATCTCGTTGCGGCTGAGCCAGATATCGCACGTGTGCCCATCATGATTGATAGCTCAAAGTGGGAAGTAATCGAAGCCGGACTGCAATGTGTCCAGGGTAAGGGCGTCGTAAACTCCATTAGCCTTAAAGGCGGTGAAGAAGAGTTTCTGCGGCATGCAAGTCTATGCATGCGTTACGGCGCTGCCGTTATTGTCATGGCGTTTGATGAGAAGGGCCAAGCGGCCACTGTCGAAGATAAAGTTCGAATTGCGAAAAGAGCATACAAGCTACTGACGGAAACCGTGGGCATGTCGCCTTCAGATATCATCTTCGACCTAAACGTATTGACGGTTGCGACCGGTATGGAAGAGCACGCCAATTATGGTGTGAACTTTATTGAGGGTATTCGCGAGGTGAAAAAGGCCTGTCCTGGCGTGAGAACCAGCGGCGGAATCAGCAACGTTTCATTTTCATTCCGTGGTAACAATACCGTACGTGAAGCGATGCATGCGGCTTTTCTATATCACTCGATTTCAGCTGGCCTTGATATGGGCATCGTGAATGCGGGAATGCTGGAAGTCTACCAGGAGATTGAACCCGAACTCTTAGAGCGTGTCGAAGATGTTTTACTGAACCGACGTGAAGACGCTACGGAGCGACTGGTAGACTTTGCGGAGACAGTGAAGGGCGTTAAGAAGGATAAAGCCACTACAAACTTGGTGTGGCGAGAAGCTGACGTGAATGCGCGAATTTCTCATGCATTGGTCAACGGAATTACGGACTTTATCGAAGCTGATACGGAAGAGGCGAGAGTCGCACTGGGGCGTCCCCTTCATGTGATTGAAGGTCCTTTGATGGACGGCATGAAAGTGGTGGGTAAGCTATTTGGTGAAGGTAAGATGTTCTTACCCCAGGTTGTAAAAAGTGCACGTGTGATGAAACGCGCGGTGGCTTATCTCACTCCCTTTATGGAAGACGAGAAAGATGGCGCTGGAGCAACGAATGCAGGTACTTTCTTGATCGCAACGGTTAAGGGCGATGTACACGACATTGGTAAAAACATCGTCGGCGTGGTCTTGGCTTGCAACAACTATAAAGTGATTGACCTCGGCGTGATGGTTGATTGTGAATCGATCTTGAATGCTGCCGAAGAACACAAAGCTGATCTCATTGGGATGAGTGGTCTGATTACTCCGTCTCTTGATGAGATGAATCACAATGCCAGTGAAATGCAAAAACGTGGGATGACGACCCCACTTTTAGTGGGTGGGGCTACAACGAGCCGCGCTCATACCGCCATCAAGATAGCACCTGCTTATGAGTGCCCGGTGGTTCATATTACTGATGCTTCTTTGGTCGTGGAGGCTTGTAATGAACTGCTGAGCAGCGACCGAAAAGAAGCTTATGTTACGAAGGTTAAGGTTGCTCAGGAGGAAGAGCGAGTACGTTACGCAGCTCGCTCCGAGGCGCAGAATTTTCTCAAACTAGAGCAAGCTCGTAGCCGAGCTCCTGAATTGACATGGGATCACCTCAAAGGGAATGCGCCACCTCTTGGTTTAAAGGTTTTTGATAATATCGCGCTCGAGACCCTGGTACCTTATATCGACTGGTCCCCGTTTTTCTGGACTTGGGAACTGAAGGGAACCTTTCCAAAAATTTTGGATCACAAAGACCGAGGCGAGCAGGCGACAGAACTCTATGCAGATGCACAGCGTTTATTGAAAGAGATTGTTGAGCATAAGCGGTTGACGGCAAAAGCAGTTGCTGGTCTCTGGCCTGCCTATCGAGATGGTGACGATGTTCGTGTTTTGAATCCCGATGACTCAAGTAAAGAGCTCTGCTCGTTTCACTTCTTACGACAACAAATAGACCGGGGTGCCAAGAAGCCACAGCAATGTCTCGCTGACTTCGTGGCAACTCGTGATCAAGGTGCGGACCACATTGGTGCTTTTGCGGTAACTATGGGGTCCGAAGTCGAAGCAATGGCTCAAGGTTATCGCGACCAGCAAGACGACTACTCGGCTATTATTATCCAGGCTTTGGGTGACCGATTGGCCGAAGCCCTGGCCGAGTATGTTCATAAAATTATGCGAGACGAGTGGGGCTATGGCACCGAAGAGGCCATTGATGCCTCAGGTGAAGTCGACGAATCTTACTTGAAGTTTTTACTGAAGGAAGAGTATCGCGGTATTCGCCCAGCAGCCGGATATCCCGCTTGTCCTGATCATACTGAAAAAGAGACACTTTGGACTTTACTCTCCGCAGCAGAGAACATCGGTGCAACTTTGACGTCCAGTTTTGCGATGAATCCAGCTTCATCGGTGTCGGGGCTCTATTTTGGGCATCCAAAGGCCCGATATTTCAATGTAGGCAAGATCAGTGACGATCAGCTCTTGAATTATTCGGTCCGCAAAGAGATGATCTTAGATGAGGCTAAGAAGTGGCTTCGTCCAAATTTATAG
- a CDS encoding DUF177 domain-containing protein, whose amino-acid sequence MPIEIILDKISNTRIEEVDDLLVEWFVERLDERLTPVGKAFKIQYTAEQYTNVVSVRGKVTGAVACLCSRCGEEIEWPVETDFVHRYVSKGDLHKDKMTQESREEIALDVSEHDGAMVDIAPIAIEQMVVELPFAPTCLPGMVSGCAELGDEPLEFGDTEPLVQEETSWSKALKGLDKSKLKDS is encoded by the coding sequence ATGCCTATTGAAATTATATTGGATAAAATTTCTAACACACGCATCGAAGAGGTTGATGACCTTCTCGTGGAATGGTTCGTGGAGCGGCTGGATGAACGCTTAACGCCGGTCGGTAAAGCCTTTAAAATCCAATACACAGCCGAACAATATACGAATGTTGTGAGTGTGCGCGGTAAAGTCACCGGAGCAGTAGCTTGTTTGTGTTCAAGATGCGGCGAAGAGATTGAGTGGCCGGTCGAGACTGATTTTGTACACCGGTATGTATCCAAGGGCGACTTACACAAAGACAAGATGACTCAGGAGAGCCGCGAAGAAATCGCACTCGATGTTTCTGAGCATGATGGGGCCATGGTCGATATTGCTCCTATCGCGATTGAGCAAATGGTTGTGGAGCTTCCTTTTGCTCCAACCTGCTTACCTGGAATGGTGTCGGGCTGTGCTGAACTCGGAGATGAACCACTTGAATTTGGGGATACTGAGCCTTTGGTCCAAGAAGAAACATCGTGGAGCAAGGCATTAAAGGGCTTAGATAAGTCCAAGCTAAAAGACTCTTAG
- a CDS encoding HAD-IIIA family hydrolase — MSGHNRGIFLDRDGVLIPLQNERADVEKSEIFPHVGEAIRKIRDLGYTVFLVTNHTPVAHGLISESKLEDLHCNLVCFISEQDPMAFIDGIYACPHDPNGTEEKYTEKCECRFPEASLLHQASGDFSVDLGRSFVVGDHVSSVVAGHLAGAKSILVEGPRNELPLEITRDIPAELSTPDAKLKDLLAVADWLKENEP; from the coding sequence ATGAGTGGTCACAACCGAGGCATATTTTTAGATAGAGATGGTGTTTTAATACCGCTTCAAAATGAGCGCGCCGACGTCGAAAAGAGTGAAATCTTTCCGCATGTTGGCGAAGCTATCCGAAAGATTCGCGACCTGGGCTACACTGTCTTCTTAGTCACGAATCATACCCCAGTCGCCCACGGCTTGATCTCAGAATCCAAGCTTGAAGACCTTCACTGCAACCTCGTCTGTTTCATCTCAGAGCAAGACCCGATGGCTTTCATCGATGGTATCTATGCCTGCCCTCATGATCCGAACGGTACTGAAGAAAAATACACAGAGAAGTGCGAATGCCGATTCCCTGAAGCATCCCTACTCCACCAAGCATCCGGGGATTTCTCCGTTGATTTAGGCCGCAGCTTCGTCGTTGGAGACCACGTCTCGAGTGTTGTCGCAGGCCATCTCGCGGGCGCTAAAAGCATTCTCGTGGAAGGACCACGCAATGAATTACCGCTCGAAATCACCCGCGATATTCCCGCAGAGCTAAGTACCCCGGATGCTAAACTTAAAGACCTTCTTGCTGTTGCCGATTGGCTCAAAGAAAACGAACCCTAA
- a CDS encoding 1,4-dihydroxy-2-naphthoyl-CoA synthase, translated as MVSDIFNPEKWDEVEGFNLRDITYHRAKNQGTVRIAFNRPEVRNAFRPNTVDELYRTLDHARMSSDVGTVLITGNGPSPKDGGWAFCSGGDQRIRGKDGYKYEGADEGNVDQARLGRLHILEVQRLIRFMPKIVVAVVPGWAVGGGHSLHVVCDLTIASKEHAVFKQTDPDVASFDGGYGSALLARQCGQKRAREIFFLGHNYSADEAFQMGMVNKVVPHAELEDVALEWAATMNNKSPTAMRMIKYAFNMIDDGLVGQQLFAGEATRLAYGTPEAKEGRESFVEKREQDFLQFPWHY; from the coding sequence ATGGTTTCAGATATTTTCAATCCTGAGAAGTGGGACGAAGTAGAGGGATTTAATCTCAGAGATATTACGTATCACCGTGCGAAAAATCAGGGCACAGTTCGCATCGCCTTCAATCGCCCCGAGGTACGAAACGCTTTCCGTCCAAATACAGTCGATGAACTTTACCGGACATTAGACCACGCTCGTATGTCATCGGATGTTGGAACAGTCTTAATCACTGGCAATGGACCGTCCCCTAAAGATGGTGGCTGGGCATTCTGCTCCGGAGGGGACCAGCGCATCCGTGGAAAAGACGGCTACAAATACGAAGGCGCGGATGAAGGTAACGTAGATCAAGCAAGGCTCGGCAGACTTCATATTCTCGAAGTTCAGCGACTGATCCGCTTCATGCCTAAAATTGTAGTCGCTGTCGTTCCGGGTTGGGCAGTAGGAGGCGGTCACAGCCTTCACGTTGTTTGTGACCTGACCATCGCGAGTAAAGAGCACGCTGTTTTCAAACAGACCGATCCAGATGTAGCGAGTTTTGATGGCGGTTACGGCTCTGCCCTACTCGCACGCCAGTGTGGGCAAAAGCGCGCCAGAGAAATCTTTTTCCTCGGTCACAACTACTCAGCCGACGAAGCATTTCAGATGGGTATGGTTAACAAAGTTGTACCTCATGCAGAACTTGAAGATGTTGCTCTCGAATGGGCCGCGACCATGAACAACAAAAGCCCGACCGCGATGCGCATGATTAAATATGCCTTTAACATGATAGACGATGGCCTTGTTGGCCAGCAGCTCTTTGCCGGCGAAGCAACACGCCTAGCCTACGGTACCCCTGAAGCTAAAGAGGGTAGAGAATCATTTGTTGAAAAACGTGAGCAGGATTTTCTTCAATTCCCGTGGCACTACTAG